One region of Ferrovum sp. JA12 genomic DNA includes:
- a CDS encoding NADH-quinone oxidoreductase subunit L, with amino-acid sequence MQSIFTFLTPALVLLAPLVLLLAGLIPTAWANQRPKFMAHLNGNLAWLACFCALLAAVVYSVDGARTWTLYTIDLPGNIGAFSITAYVNTVTVIMLVLVSFVGAVVTRYSRNYLDGDLNQGRFHKWLSLTLGTILALIISGNMLMFWLAWITNSLCLHQLLMFYRERRAAQLAAHKKFIANRISDLSHLTAIILIGSTLHSLEYSNLLSSVGRMQGSLPLALQCAAMLIVLSAVLKSAQFPLHGWLIQVVEAPTPVSALLHAGIVNAGAFLIIRMSPIMSQSELALGTLAIIGLVTLALASLVMLTQTSIKVSLAWSTTAQMGFMLLECGLGLYSLAMLHLVAHSLYKAHAFLASGSGVDAFRAPTIVTRNGDFRFGRLLIALVTGLSMTVSVGAVFGITPESQPSLIATGSIVAIAITQLLLQTASVMDNGLFLLRGLGLGALVCTIYFSLHSLFDIALHDSVLPIQNTTGPFQKVLALVVVGIFLALLMLQKLLKYAPASWIDGLYMHLYNGLYIDVYITRLLQRVWPSPTPIQGNLSTPFATERSHKG; translated from the coding sequence ATGCAATCCATATTTACCTTTCTTACACCTGCTCTGGTGCTGTTGGCCCCATTAGTCTTACTGTTGGCGGGGTTGATACCGACTGCTTGGGCCAACCAGCGTCCGAAATTCATGGCGCACCTGAACGGAAATCTTGCTTGGTTAGCTTGCTTTTGCGCCTTATTGGCTGCGGTAGTCTACAGCGTCGATGGGGCACGTACTTGGACCCTCTACACTATCGACCTCCCGGGAAATATCGGTGCCTTTTCCATCACCGCCTATGTCAATACTGTCACTGTTATCATGCTCGTTTTAGTCTCCTTCGTTGGCGCCGTGGTGACCCGCTACTCTCGGAACTATCTAGATGGAGATCTCAATCAGGGTCGCTTTCACAAGTGGCTTAGCCTGACTCTGGGCACCATTCTAGCTCTAATCATATCGGGCAACATGCTCATGTTCTGGCTAGCCTGGATCACCAATAGTTTATGCTTACACCAGCTGTTAATGTTCTATCGAGAGCGTCGTGCCGCTCAGTTAGCTGCACATAAGAAGTTTATCGCTAATCGGATCAGTGACCTGAGCCATCTCACTGCTATTATTCTGATCGGGTCGACCCTACATAGTCTGGAGTACTCGAACTTATTAAGCAGCGTGGGAAGGATGCAAGGATCACTCCCGCTTGCTTTGCAGTGTGCAGCTATGCTGATCGTACTGAGCGCTGTTCTCAAGTCTGCCCAATTTCCCCTCCATGGCTGGCTGATCCAGGTTGTGGAGGCGCCTACGCCAGTTTCTGCACTACTGCATGCTGGCATTGTCAACGCAGGTGCTTTTCTAATCATCCGCATGAGTCCCATTATGTCCCAGTCTGAACTCGCACTCGGTACTCTGGCAATTATCGGGCTGGTTACCCTTGCCTTAGCCTCACTTGTAATGCTCACCCAGACTAGCATTAAAGTGTCGTTAGCTTGGTCTACCACTGCTCAGATGGGATTCATGCTTCTAGAGTGCGGACTCGGACTCTATAGCCTAGCTATGCTGCACTTAGTAGCCCACTCCCTTTACAAGGCCCATGCCTTTCTTGCCTCTGGTAGTGGCGTGGACGCCTTTCGGGCACCCACCATAGTGACCCGTAATGGAGACTTCAGATTTGGACGCCTGCTCATTGCTCTGGTAACCGGGTTGTCCATGACAGTAAGTGTGGGAGCGGTCTTTGGTATCACACCAGAGTCACAACCGTCCTTGATCGCTACAGGTAGCATCGTCGCGATCGCTATCACTCAACTATTATTACAAACGGCCAGCGTGATGGACAACGGCCTATTCTTGCTACGCGGTCTGGGATTGGGTGCCTTAGTCTGCACAATCTATTTCAGCCTGCATTCCCTGTTTGATATAGCCCTACACGATAGCGTGTTACCCATACAAAATACGACAGGGCCTTTCCAAAAAGTATTGGCACTTGTCGTCGTCGGTATTTTTCTAGCTCTGTTGATGCTGCAGAAACTTCTTA